One stretch of Camelus bactrianus isolate YW-2024 breed Bactrian camel chromosome 19, ASM4877302v1, whole genome shotgun sequence DNA includes these proteins:
- the MMP9 gene encoding matrix metalloproteinase-9: MSPWQTLVLVLLVLRCCSAAPRPRQPTFVVFPGDRQTNLTDRQLAEEYLYRYGYTHVAEMNEDEDSLRRALQRLQRRLALPETGELDTTTLNAIRAPRCGVPDVGKFLTFEGDLKWHHQNITYWIQNYSEDLPRDVIDDAFARAFALWSAVTPLTFTRVYGREADIVIQFGVREHGDGYPFDGKDGLLAHAFPPGGGIQGDAHFDDEELWSLGKGVVVPTYFGNANGTACHFPFTFEGRSYSACTTDGRSDDMLWCSTTANYDTDRKFGFCPSERLHTRDGNADGKPCVFPFTFEGRSYSACTTDGRSDGYRWCATTANYDQDKLYGFCPTRADSTVTGGNSAGELCVFPFTFLGKEYSTCTREGRNDGHLWCATTSNFDRDKKWGFCPDQGYSLFLVAAHEFGHSLGLDHSSVPEALMYPMYSYTEENPLHEDDVRGIQYLYGSRPKPEPRPPTTTTAEPQPTAPPTVCVTGPPTTRPSEGPTAGPTGPPSAGPTGPPTAGPSAAPTAPLDPAEDVCKVEIFDAIAEIGNRLHFFKDGRYWRLSERGGRRVQGPFLIKNTWPALPRKLDSAFEEPLTKKIFFFSGRKVWVYTGESVLGPRRLDKLGLGPEVPQVTGALPRAEGKVLLFSRQNFWRFDVKTQKVDPRSATPVDQMFSGVPLNTHDIFQYQEKAYFCQDRFYWRVSSRNEVNQVDYVGYVSFDLLQCPED, encoded by the exons ATGAGCCCCTGGCAGACCTTGGTTCTGGTGCTCCTGGTGCTGCGCTGCTGCTCTGCCGCCCCCAGACCACGCCAGCCCACCTTTGTGGTCTTCCCAGGAGACCGGCAAACCAATCTCACCGACAGGCAGCTGGCAGAG GAATATCTATACCGCTATGGCTACACTCACGTGGCAGAAATGAACGAGGACGAGGACTCCTTGCGACGGGCACTGCAACGTCTCCAGCGGCGCCTGGCCCTGCCAGAGACTGGCGAACTGGACACCACCACCCTGAATGCCATTCGTGCCCCGCGCTGTGGCGTCCCAGACGTGGGCAAATTTCTGACCTTTGAGGGTGACCTCAAGTGGCACCACCAAAACATCACCTACTG GATCCAAAACTACTCGGAAGACTTGCCGCGCGATGTGATCGACGACGCCTTTGCCCGTGCCTTCGCGCTCTGGAGCGCCGTGACGCCGCTCACCTTTACTCGCGTGTACGGCCGCGAAGCCGACATCGTCATCCAGTTTGGTGTTAGGG AACACGGAGATGGGTATCCCTTCGATGGTAAGGACGGGCTCCTGGCACACGCCTTTCCTCCTGGAGGGGGCATTCAGGGAGACGCCCACTTCGATGATGAAGAGTTGTGGTCCCTGGGCAAGGGCGTCG TGGTTCCGACCTACTTCGGAAACGCAAATGGCACCGCCTGCCACTTCCCCTTCACCTTCGAAGGCCGCTCCTACTCGGCCTGCACTACGGACGGCCGCTCCGACGACATGCTCTGGTGCAGCACCACGGCCAACTATGACACAGACCGCAAGTTCGGTTTCTGCCCCAGCGAGA GACTCCACACCAGGGACGGCAATGCCGACGGCAAGCCCTGCGTGTTTCCGTTCACTTTCGAGGGCCGCTCCTACTCTGCCTGCACCACCGACGGTCGCTCGGACGGCTACCGCTGGTGCGCCACCACCGCCAACTACGATCAGGACAAGCTCTATGGCTTCTGTCCTACCCGAG CCGACTCGACGGTGACTGGGGGCAACTCGGCGGGAGAGCTGTGCGTCTTCCCCTTCACCTTCCTGGGCAAGGAGTACTCGACCTGCACCAGAGAGGGCCGCAATGATGGGCACCTCTGGTGTGCCACCACCTCGAACTTCGACAGAGACAAGAAGTGGGGCTTCTGCCCAGACCAAG GATACAGCCTGTTCCTTGTGGCTGCACACGAGTTCGGCCACTCTCTGGGCTTAGATCACTCGTCTGTGCCAGAGGCGCTCATGTACCCCATGTACAGCTACACTGAGGAGAACCCCCTGCATGAGGACGATGTGAGGGGCATCCAGTATCTGTATG GTTCTCGCCCTAAACCTGAACCACGGCCTCCAACCACCACCACAGCTGAACCCCAGCCCACGGCTCCCCCGACGGTCTGCGTCACCGGGCCTCCCACTACCCGCCCCTCAGAGGGCCCCACTGCTGGCCCCACAGGCCCCCCTTCAGCTGGTCCCACAGGTCCCCCCACTGCTGGCCCTTCTGCGGCCCCTACAGCGCCCTTGGATCCAGCAGAGGATGTCTGCAAAGTGGAGATCTTCGATGCCATCGCCGAGATCGGCAATCGTCTGCATTTCTTCAAGGACgg GAGGTACTGGAGACTCTCTGAGCGCGGGGGACGCCGGGTGCAGGGCCCCTTCCTTATCAAGAACACGTGGCCTGCGCTGCCCCGAAAGCTAGACTCTGCCTTTGAGGAGCCACTCACCAAGaagattttcttcttctctg GGCGCAAAGTGTGGGTGTACACAGGCGAGTCGGTGCTAGGCCCGAGGCGTCTGGACAAGCTAGGCTTGGGACCGGAGGTGCCCCAGGTCACCGGGGCCCTCCCGCGCGCCGAGGGTAAGGTGTTGCTGTTCAGCAGGCAGAACTTCTGGAG GTTCGATGTGAAGACGCAGAAAGTGGATCCCCGGAGCGCCACCCCCGTAGACCAGATGTTCTCCGGGGTGCCCTTGAACACTCACGACATCTTCCAGTACCAAG AGAAAGCTTACTTCTGCCAGGACCGCTTCTACTGGCGTGTGAGTTCCCGGAATGAGGTGAACCAGGTGGACTATGTGGGCTACGTGTCCTTTGATCTTCTGCAGTGCCCCGAGGACTAG